In the genome of Rhizobium sp. 007, one region contains:
- a CDS encoding non-ribosomal peptide synthetase, whose amino-acid sequence MKPDQPVAICLERSPAMVVGLLAILKAGGAYLPLDPAYPSARLRQVLEDAAPHLLLCDAAGRAALGPEALVDLTVIDLETATPAWAELPASNPDPSALGLTARHLAYVIYTSGSTGTPKGVMVEHASTVNLLHWSSGVFAESEISRTLFSTSISFDLSVYECFVPLSQGSTLYLVEDALALAQTPLDVSLINTVPSAIAALVDQQAVPASTSVINLAGERLKADLIERVFESSGVEKICNLYAPSETTTYSTWICMPRGEAVVETIGRPIANTRVYLLDGHGAPVPFGAAGELYIGGAGVARGYLNRPELTAERFLADPFSDEAGARLYRTGDLGRYLPDGNLEFLGRNDDQVKIRGFRIEPGEIAARLCEHARVREAVVVARQDRAGDKHLVAYVVCGPEAGSDDEDGSGLAVALRAHLGGRLPDYMVPSAFVRLEALPLTANGKLDRKGLPAPADDAYARRSYEAPQGEIETALAGIWAELLGLERVGRHDHFFELGGHSLLAVQLMERLRRLSLGVEVRTLFARPVLADLAASLGSHHEVAVPANLITEESTAITPQMLPLIDLTQEEIDRIVATVPGGVGNIQDIYGLSPLQDGILFHHLLASRGDPYLLVSQMAFADRGLLERYLAAVQQVVDRHDILRTAFVWEGLSSPAQVVWRKAPLQVSEVELDDCDGSGAEELRRRFDPRRQRIDLGRAPLLRFVIAREPGSGRWLLLELQHHLIGDHTTLEVMHAEVRAVLDGRAHELAAPQPFRNLVAQARLGVDAKAHEEFFQEQLADIDEPTMPFGLSEVRGDGSGSARHGGCCRRRSTIGCGNKRGGSG is encoded by the coding sequence GTGAAGCCGGATCAGCCGGTGGCGATCTGCCTGGAGCGCAGCCCGGCGATGGTGGTGGGACTTTTGGCGATCCTCAAGGCGGGCGGCGCCTATCTGCCGCTGGATCCGGCCTATCCGTCGGCGCGGCTGCGGCAGGTGCTCGAGGATGCCGCACCGCACCTGCTGCTTTGCGATGCGGCCGGACGCGCCGCACTCGGCCCGGAGGCGCTTGTCGATCTGACGGTGATCGATCTGGAGACGGCGACCCCGGCCTGGGCCGAACTGCCGGCCTCGAACCCGGACCCGAGCGCCCTTGGCCTGACCGCACGCCATCTCGCCTATGTCATCTACACCTCCGGCTCCACCGGAACCCCAAAGGGCGTCATGGTCGAGCACGCCAGCACCGTCAACCTGCTGCATTGGAGCAGCGGCGTGTTTGCGGAGTCAGAGATCAGCCGCACGCTGTTTTCTACCTCGATCAGTTTTGATTTGTCCGTCTATGAGTGCTTCGTTCCGCTGTCGCAAGGAAGCACGCTTTATCTTGTCGAGGATGCACTGGCGCTGGCGCAGACGCCCTTGGATGTCTCCTTGATCAACACGGTCCCCTCGGCGATCGCCGCTCTGGTCGACCAGCAAGCCGTGCCGGCTTCGACCAGCGTGATCAATTTGGCGGGTGAGCGGCTGAAGGCAGATCTGATCGAGAGGGTCTTCGAGAGCAGTGGCGTAGAGAAGATCTGTAATCTGTACGCTCCTTCGGAAACGACGACGTACTCGACCTGGATTTGCATGCCGAGGGGAGAGGCTGTCGTTGAGACGATCGGCCGTCCGATTGCCAACACGCGGGTGTATCTGCTGGACGGTCATGGTGCGCCCGTGCCGTTCGGGGCGGCGGGTGAGCTTTACATCGGCGGGGCAGGCGTTGCGCGGGGCTACCTGAACCGTCCCGAGCTGACGGCGGAGCGTTTCCTGGCCGATCCGTTCAGCGATGAGGCAGGCGCCCGGCTGTACCGGACCGGCGACCTGGGGCGCTATCTGCCGGACGGCAATCTGGAGTTTCTGGGCCGCAACGACGACCAGGTGAAGATCCGCGGCTTCCGCATCGAGCCGGGCGAGATCGCCGCACGGCTTTGCGAGCACGCCCGGGTGCGCGAGGCGGTGGTGGTGGCGCGCCAGGACCGCGCCGGCGACAAGCACCTTGTCGCCTATGTCGTGTGTGGACCCGAGGCCGGATCGGACGACGAGGATGGAAGCGGGCTGGCCGTCGCCTTGCGGGCGCATCTGGGCGGGCGGCTGCCGGACTACATGGTGCCGTCGGCGTTCGTGCGGTTGGAGGCGCTGCCGTTGACGGCGAACGGCAAGCTCGACCGCAAGGGGCTGCCGGCGCCGGCCGACGACGCCTATGCGCGCCGCAGCTATGAGGCGCCGCAAGGCGAGATCGAGACGGCGCTGGCCGGGATCTGGGCCGAGCTTCTGGGGCTGGAGCGGGTCGGACGCCACGACCACTTCTTCGAGCTCGGCGGCCATTCCTTGCTGGCGGTTCAATTGATGGAGCGGCTGCGGCGGCTGTCGCTGGGGGTGGAGGTGCGCACCCTGTTCGCCAGGCCGGTGCTGGCCGATCTGGCCGCAAGCCTGGGCAGCCATCACGAGGTGGCGGTGCCTGCCAACCTGATCACCGAGGAGAGTACGGCGATTACGCCGCAGATGCTGCCGCTCATCGATCTGACCCAGGAGGAGATCGACCGGATCGTCGCCACGGTTCCCGGCGGCGTCGGCAACATCCAGGACATTTATGGCCTGTCGCCGCTGCAGGACGGCATCCTGTTCCATCATCTGCTGGCCAGCCGGGGCGATCCATATCTGCTGGTCTCGCAGATGGCGTTCGCCGACCGGGGTCTGCTGGAGCGCTATCTAGCGGCGGTTCAGCAAGTCGTGGATCGGCACGACATCCTGCGCACCGCCTTTGTCTGGGAGGGGCTGTCGAGCCCGGCCCAGGTGGTCTGGCGGAAAGCGCCGCTGCAGGTGAGCGAGGTCGAGCTGGATGACTGTGACGGTTCCGGCGCCGAGGAGCTCCGGCGCCGGTTTGATCCACGCCGGCAGCGCATCGACCTTGGCCGGGCGCCGCTGTTGCGGTTTGTGATCGCGCGCGAGCCGGGCAGCGGGCGCTGGCTGCTGCTGGAGCTGCAGCATCATCTGATCGGGGATCACACGACGCTGGAAGTGATGCATGCCGAGGTGCGGGCCGTGCTCGACGGGCGTGCGCATGAGCTGGCAGCGCCGCAGCCGTTCCGCAATCTGGTGGCGCAGGCGCGGCTGGGGGTTGATGCCAAGGCGCATGAAGAGTTCTTCCAGGAACAGTTGGCCGACATCGACGAGCCGACCATGCCGTTTGGGCTGAGCGAGGTGCGCGGCGACGGCAGCGGGTCGGCGAGGCACGGCGGATGCTGCCGCAGGCGCTCAACGATCGGCTGCGGCAACAAGCGCGGCGGCTCGGGGTAA